One part of the Arabidopsis thaliana chromosome 1 sequence genome encodes these proteins:
- a CDS encoding lectin protein kinase family protein translates to MFVKNKNNCSRAWRLVLLCMCLVLGKSCSETDTLHQGQFLKDGQELVSAFKIFKLKFFNFKNSENLYLGIWFNNLYLNTDSQDRPVWIANRNNPISDRSGSLTVDSLGRLKILRGASTMLELSSIETTRNTTLQLLDSGNLQLQEMDADGSMKRVLWQSFDYPTDTLLPGMKLGFDGKTRKRWELTSWLGDTLPASGSFVFGMDTNITNVLTILWRGNMYWSSGLWNKGRFSEEELNECGFLFSFVSTKSGQYFMYSGDQDDARTFFPTIMIDEQGILRREQMHRQRNRQNYRNRNCLAAGYVVRDEPYGFTSFRVTVSSSASNGFVLSGTFSSVDCSAICLQNSSCLAYASTEPDGTGCEIWNTYPTNKGSASHSPRTIYIRGNGQENKKVAAWHIVVATLFLMTPIIWFIIYLVLRKFNVKGRVLFRGIYYFLWRELTPQVIGFIRRRILSLRFGSTIDQEMLLRELGIDRSCIHKRNERKSNNELQIFSFESVVSATDDFSDENKLGEGGFGPVYKGKLLNGEEVAIKRLSLASGQGLVEFKNEAILIAKLQHTNLVQVLGCCIEKDEKMLIYEYMQNKSLDYFLFDPLRKNVLDWTLRFRIMEGIIQGLLYLHKYSRLKVIHRDIKASNILLDEDMNPKISDFGLARIFGAEETRANTKRVAGTFGYMSPEYFREGLFSAKSDVFSFGVLMLEIICGRKNNSFHHDLEGPLNLIVHVWNLFKENKIREVIDLSLRDSALDYPQVLRCVQVALLCVQENAEDRPSMLDVVSMIYGEGNNALSLPKEPAFYDGPRRSFPEMKVEPQEPENVSASITITVLEAR, encoded by the exons ATGTtcgttaaaaacaaaaacaattgctCAAGAGCATGGCGTCTGGTTCTGTTATGTATGTGTCTTGTTTTAG GAAAATCATGCAGTGAAACAGATACGCTACATCAGGGTCAGTTCTTGAAAGATGGGCAAGAGCTCGTTTCtgcttttaaaatcttcaaactCAAGTTTTTCAACTTTAAGAATTCAGAAAACTTGTATCTTGGAATTTGGTTCAACAATCTTTATCTTAATACTGATAGCCAGGACAGACCTGTCTGGATTGCTAACCGTAACAATCCAATCTCAGACCGCTCTGGAAGCCTCACAGTGGATTCTCTTGGCAGATTGAAGATTTTAAGAGGAGCATCAACCATGCTTGAGCTAAGCTCTATAGAAACCACAAGAAACACAACCCTTCAGCTTTTGGATTCTGGAAATCTTCAGCTCCAAGAGATGGATGCTGATGGATCGATGAAGCGGGTTTTGTGGCAAAGTTTCGATTATCCAACAGATACTCTTCTTCCTGGGATGAAACTAGGTTTCGATGGCAAGACCAGGAAGAGATGGGAACTTACATCATGGTTAGGTGATACTTTACCTGCTTCTGGATCTTTTGTCTTTGGGATGGATACTAATATCACAAACGTATTGACCATCTTGTGGCGTGGAAACATGTATTGGAGTAGCGGGCTTTGGAATAAAGGTCGGTTCTCCGAAGAGGAGTTAAACGAATGCGGTTTCCTCTTTTCCTTCGTTTCAACCAAGAGTGGacaatattttatgtattcaGGTGATCAGGACGATGCCAGAACATTTTTTCCAACCATAATGATAGACGAACAAGGCATTTTGCGTAGAGAGCAAATGCATCGGCAACGTAACAGGCAAAATTATAGGAACCGGAATTGTTTGGCTGCAGGTTACGTAGTCCGGGATGAGCCATATGGGTTCACTTCTTTCAGAGTGACAGTATCTTCTTCCGCAAGCAATGGTTTTGTACTTAGTGGAACGTTTAGTTCAGTTGATTGCAGTGCTATATGTTTGCAAAACTCTTCTTGTCTTGCCTATGCTTCAACCGAGCCGGATGGTACGGGTTGCGAAATCTGGAATACTTATCCTACCAACAAAGGGTCGGCTTCTCATAGTCCTAGAACTATATATATCCGTGGAAATG gtcaagagaacaaaaaagtgGCAGCTTGGCATATTGTTGTGGCAACACTGTTCCTCATGACACCtataatttggtttataatCTATCTCGTGTTGAGGAAATTTAATGTAAAAG GACGTGTTTTATTTCGTGGAATATACTACTTTCTATGGAGAGAGCTCACTCCTCAAG TGATTGGTTTCATACGGAGGAGAATTTTATCACTAAGGTTTGGTTCAACAATAGACCAAGAAATGCTACTACGTGAATTGGGAATTGATAGGAGCTGCATACACaagagaaatgaaaggaaGAGTAATAACGAGCTTCAGATTTTTAGCTTTGAAAGTGTAGTATCGGCAACAGATGACTTCTCCGATGAAAACAAGCTCGGTGAAGGAGGTTTTGGTCCTGTATATAAG GGAAAGTTATTAAATGGGGAAGAAGTGGCTATCAAGAGACTATCTTTAGCATCTGGCCAAGGATTAGTGGAGTTTAAAAACGAAGCTATACTTATTGCAAAGCTTCAGCATACAAATCTTGTTCAGGTTTTAGGATGTTGCATcgaaaaagatgagaaaatgCTGATTTATGAATACATGCAGAACAAGAGCCTTGACTACTTCCTCTTTG ATCCCTTGAGGAAAAACGTTTTGGATTGGACGTTGCGGTTCAGGATCATGGAAGGAATCATTCAAGGGCTTTTGTACCTTCACAAGTACTCAAGATTGAAAGTGATACATAGAGACATCAAAGCTAGTAATATTTTGCTAGACGAGGATATGAATCCGAAAATATCGGATTTTGGATTGGCTCGGATATTTGGAGCGGAAGAAACAAGAGCCAACACCAAAAGAGTTGCTGGCACATT TGGCTATATGTCGCCGGAGTATTTTAGAGAAGGACTATTCTCGGCGAAATCAGATGTGTTCAGCTTTGGGGTTCTAATGCTCGAAATCATTTGTGGGAGGAAGAACAATAGCTTTCACCATGACTTAGAAGGACCTTTGAATCTCATAGTTCAT GTGTGGAATCTGtttaaagagaacaaaattcGTGAGGTGATAGATCTGTCTTTGAGAGATTCTGCGCTTGATTACCCTCAAGTGTTGAGATGCGTTCAAGTTGCTCTATTGTGTGTACAAGAAAACGCGGAAGATAGACCAAGTATGTTAGACGTTGTGTCCATGATATATGGCGAAGGAAATAATGCTCTTTCTTTGCCTAAAGAGCCTGCTTTCTATGATGGTCCCCGGAGAAGCTTTCCAGAAATGAAGGTTGAGCCACAGGAGCCGGAAAATGTATCGGCGAGTATTACCATCACGGTGCTGGAGGCAAGGTGa
- a CDS encoding lectin protein kinase family protein, which translates to MGTYIMVSGLWNKGDQDDARTFFPTIMIDEQGILRREQMHRQRNRQNYRNRNCLAAGYVVRDEPYGFTSFRVTVSSSASNGFVLSGTFSSVDCSAICLQNSSCLAYASTEPDGTGCEIWNTYPTNKGSASHSPRTIYIRGNGQENKKVAAWHIVVATLFLMTPIIWFIIYLVLRKFNVKGRVLFRGIYYFLWRELTPQVIGFIRRRILSLRFGSTIDQEMLLRELGIDRSCIHKRNERKSNNELQIFSFESVVSATDDFSDENKLGEGGFGPVYKGKLLNGEEVAIKRLSLASGQGLVEFKNEAILIAKLQHTNLVQVLGCCIEKDEKMLIYEYMQNKSLDYFLFDPLRKNVLDWTLRFRIMEGIIQGLLYLHKYSRLKVIHRDIKASNILLDEDMNPKISDFGLARIFGAEETRANTKRVAGTFGYMSPEYFREGLFSAKSDVFSFGVLMLEIICGRKNNSFHHDLEGPLNLIVHVWNLFKENKIREVIDLSLRDSALDYPQVLRCVQVALLCVQENAEDRPSMLDVVSMIYGEGNNALSLPKEPAFYDGPRRSFPEMKVEPQEPENVSASITITVLEAR; encoded by the exons ATGGGAACTTACATCATGGTTAG CGGGCTTTGGAATAAAG GTGATCAGGACGATGCCAGAACATTTTTTCCAACCATAATGATAGACGAACAAGGCATTTTGCGTAGAGAGCAAATGCATCGGCAACGTAACAGGCAAAATTATAGGAACCGGAATTGTTTGGCTGCAGGTTACGTAGTCCGGGATGAGCCATATGGGTTCACTTCTTTCAGAGTGACAGTATCTTCTTCCGCAAGCAATGGTTTTGTACTTAGTGGAACGTTTAGTTCAGTTGATTGCAGTGCTATATGTTTGCAAAACTCTTCTTGTCTTGCCTATGCTTCAACCGAGCCGGATGGTACGGGTTGCGAAATCTGGAATACTTATCCTACCAACAAAGGGTCGGCTTCTCATAGTCCTAGAACTATATATATCCGTGGAAATG gtcaagagaacaaaaaagtgGCAGCTTGGCATATTGTTGTGGCAACACTGTTCCTCATGACACCtataatttggtttataatCTATCTCGTGTTGAGGAAATTTAATGTAAAAG GACGTGTTTTATTTCGTGGAATATACTACTTTCTATGGAGAGAGCTCACTCCTCAAG TGATTGGTTTCATACGGAGGAGAATTTTATCACTAAGGTTTGGTTCAACAATAGACCAAGAAATGCTACTACGTGAATTGGGAATTGATAGGAGCTGCATACACaagagaaatgaaaggaaGAGTAATAACGAGCTTCAGATTTTTAGCTTTGAAAGTGTAGTATCGGCAACAGATGACTTCTCCGATGAAAACAAGCTCGGTGAAGGAGGTTTTGGTCCTGTATATAAG GGAAAGTTATTAAATGGGGAAGAAGTGGCTATCAAGAGACTATCTTTAGCATCTGGCCAAGGATTAGTGGAGTTTAAAAACGAAGCTATACTTATTGCAAAGCTTCAGCATACAAATCTTGTTCAGGTTTTAGGATGTTGCATcgaaaaagatgagaaaatgCTGATTTATGAATACATGCAGAACAAGAGCCTTGACTACTTCCTCTTTG ATCCCTTGAGGAAAAACGTTTTGGATTGGACGTTGCGGTTCAGGATCATGGAAGGAATCATTCAAGGGCTTTTGTACCTTCACAAGTACTCAAGATTGAAAGTGATACATAGAGACATCAAAGCTAGTAATATTTTGCTAGACGAGGATATGAATCCGAAAATATCGGATTTTGGATTGGCTCGGATATTTGGAGCGGAAGAAACAAGAGCCAACACCAAAAGAGTTGCTGGCACATT TGGCTATATGTCGCCGGAGTATTTTAGAGAAGGACTATTCTCGGCGAAATCAGATGTGTTCAGCTTTGGGGTTCTAATGCTCGAAATCATTTGTGGGAGGAAGAACAATAGCTTTCACCATGACTTAGAAGGACCTTTGAATCTCATAGTTCAT GTGTGGAATCTGtttaaagagaacaaaattcGTGAGGTGATAGATCTGTCTTTGAGAGATTCTGCGCTTGATTACCCTCAAGTGTTGAGATGCGTTCAAGTTGCTCTATTGTGTGTACAAGAAAACGCGGAAGATAGACCAAGTATGTTAGACGTTGTGTCCATGATATATGGCGAAGGAAATAATGCTCTTTCTTTGCCTAAAGAGCCTGCTTTCTATGATGGTCCCCGGAGAAGCTTTCCAGAAATGAAGGTTGAGCCACAGGAGCCGGAAAATGTATCGGCGAGTATTACCATCACGGTGCTGGAGGCAAGGTGa
- a CDS encoding lectin protein kinase family protein (lectin protein kinase family protein; FUNCTIONS IN: in 6 functions; INVOLVED IN: protein amino acid phosphorylation; LOCATED IN: endomembrane system; CONTAINS InterPro DOMAIN/s: Curculin-like (mannose-binding) lectin (InterPro:IPR001480), PAN-2 domain (InterPro:IPR013227), Apple-like (InterPro:IPR003609), Serine/threonine-protein kinase domain (InterPro:IPR002290), Serine/threonine-protein kinase-like domain (InterPro:IPR017442), Serine/threonine-protein kinase, active site (InterPro:IPR008271), Protein kinase-like domain (InterPro:IPR011009), Protein kinase, catalytic domain (InterPro:IPR000719), Tyrosine-protein kinase, catalytic domain (InterPro:IPR020635); BEST Arabidopsis thaliana protein match is: lectin protein kinase family protein (TAIR:AT3G16030.1); Has 95929 Blast hits to 94304 proteins in 3994 species: Archae - 68; Bacteria - 9258; Metazoa - 35333; Fungi - 7079; Plants - 31104; Viruses - 229; Other Eukaryotes - 12858 (source: NCBI BLink).) produces the protein MCSNGIFVSLLTLSLLLGKSCSETDTLHQGQFLKDGQELVSAFKIFKLKFFNFKNSENLYLGIWFNNLYLNTDSQDRPVWIANRNNPISDRSGSLTVDSLGRLKILRGASTMLELSSIETTRNTTLQLLDSGNLQLQEMDADGSMKRVLWQSFDYPTDTLLPGMKLGFDGKTRKRWELTSWLGDTLPASGSFVFGMDTNITNVLTILWRGNMYWSSGLWNKGRFSEEELNECGFLFSFVSTKSGQYFMYSGDQDDARTFFPTIMIDEQGILRREQMHRQRNRQNYRNRNCLAAGYVVRDEPYGFTSFRVTVSSSASNGFVLSGTFSSVDCSAICLQNSSCLAYASTEPDGTGCEIWNTYPTNKGSASHSPRTIYIRGNDQEMLLRELGIDRSCIHKRNERKSNNELQIFSFESVVSATDDFSDENKLGEGGFGPVYKGKLLNGEEVAIKRLSLASGQGLVEFKNEAILIAKLQHTNLVQVLGCCIEKDEKMLIYEYMQNKSLDYFLFDPLRKNVLDWTLRFRIMEGIIQGLLYLHKYSRLKVIHRDIKASNILLDEDMNPKISDFGLARIFGAEETRANTKRVAGTL, from the exons ATGTGTTCAAATGgcatctttgtctctcttcttacTTTATCTCTCTTGTTAGGAAAATCATGCAGTGAAACAGATACGCTACATCAGGGTCAGTTCTTGAAAGATGGGCAAGAGCTCGTTTCtgcttttaaaatcttcaaactCAAGTTTTTCAACTTTAAGAATTCAGAAAACTTGTATCTTGGAATTTGGTTCAACAATCTTTATCTTAATACTGATAGCCAGGACAGACCTGTCTGGATTGCTAACCGTAACAATCCAATCTCAGACCGCTCTGGAAGCCTCACAGTGGATTCTCTTGGCAGATTGAAGATTTTAAGAGGAGCATCAACCATGCTTGAGCTAAGCTCTATAGAAACCACAAGAAACACAACCCTTCAGCTTTTGGATTCTGGAAATCTTCAGCTCCAAGAGATGGATGCTGATGGATCGATGAAGCGGGTTTTGTGGCAAAGTTTCGATTATCCAACAGATACTCTTCTTCCTGGGATGAAACTAGGTTTCGATGGCAAGACCAGGAAGAGATGGGAACTTACATCATGGTTAGGTGATACTTTACCTGCTTCTGGATCTTTTGTCTTTGGGATGGATACTAATATCACAAACGTATTGACCATCTTGTGGCGTGGAAACATGTATTGGAGTAGCGGGCTTTGGAATAAAGGTCGGTTCTCCGAAGAGGAGTTAAACGAATGCGGTTTCCTCTTTTCCTTCGTTTCAACCAAGAGTGGacaatattttatgtattcaGGTGATCAGGACGATGCCAGAACATTTTTTCCAACCATAATGATAGACGAACAAGGCATTTTGCGTAGAGAGCAAATGCATCGGCAACGTAACAGGCAAAATTATAGGAACCGGAATTGTTTGGCTGCAGGTTACGTAGTCCGGGATGAGCCATATGGGTTCACTTCTTTCAGAGTGACAGTATCTTCTTCCGCAAGCAATGGTTTTGTACTTAGTGGAACGTTTAGTTCAGTTGATTGCAGTGCTATATGTTTGCAAAACTCTTCTTGTCTTGCCTATGCTTCAACCGAGCCGGATGGTACGGGTTGCGAAATCTGGAATACTTATCCTACCAACAAAGGGTCGGCTTCTCATAGTCCTAGAACTATATATATCCGTGGAAATG ACCAAGAAATGCTACTACGTGAATTGGGAATTGATAGGAGCTGCATACACaagagaaatgaaaggaaGAGTAATAACGAGCTTCAGATTTTTAGCTTTGAAAGTGTAGTATCGGCAACAGATGACTTCTCCGATGAAAACAAGCTCGGTGAAGGAGGTTTTGGTCCTGTATATAAG GGAAAGTTATTAAATGGGGAAGAAGTGGCTATCAAGAGACTATCTTTAGCATCTGGCCAAGGATTAGTGGAGTTTAAAAACGAAGCTATACTTATTGCAAAGCTTCAGCATACAAATCTTGTTCAGGTTTTAGGATGTTGCATcgaaaaagatgagaaaatgCTGATTTATGAATACATGCAGAACAAGAGCCTTGACTACTTCCTCTTTG ATCCCTTGAGGAAAAACGTTTTGGATTGGACGTTGCGGTTCAGGATCATGGAAGGAATCATTCAAGGGCTTTTGTACCTTCACAAGTACTCAAGATTGAAAGTGATACATAGAGACATCAAAGCTAGTAATATTTTGCTAGACGAGGATATGAATCCGAAAATATCGGATTTTGGATTGGCTCGGATATTTGGAGCGGAAGAAACAAGAGCCAACACCAAAAGAGTTGCTGGCACATTGTAA
- a CDS encoding lectin protein kinase family protein, with protein sequence MCSNGIFVSLLTLSLLLGKSCSETDTLHQGQFLKDGQELVSAFKIFKLKFFNFKNSENLYLGIWFNNLYLNTDSQDRPVWIANRNNPISDRSGSLTVDSLGRLKILRGASTMLELSSIETTRNTTLQLLDSGNLQLQEMDADGSMKRVLWQSFDYPTDTLLPGMKLGFDGKTRKRWELTSWLGDTLPASGSFVFGMDTNITNVLTILWRGNMYWSSGLWNKGRFSEEELNECGFLFSFVSTKSGQYFMYSGDQDDARTFFPTIMIDEQGILRREQMHRQRNRQNYRNRNCLAAGYVVRDEPYGFTSFRVTVSSSASNGFVLSGTFSSVDCSAICLQNSSCLAYASTEPDGTGCEIWNTYPTNKGSASHSPRTIYIRGNGQENKKVAAWHIVVATLFLMTPIIWFIIYLVLRKFNVKGRVLFRGIYYFLWRELTPQVIGFIRRRILSLRFGSTIDQEMLLRELGIDRSCIHKRNERKSNNELQIFSFESVVSATDDFSDENKLGEGGFGPVYKGKLLNGEEVAIKRLSLASGQGLVEFKNEAILIAKLQHTNLVQVLGCCIEKDEKMLIYEYMQNKSLDYFLFDPLRKNVLDWTLRFRIMEGIIQGLLYLHKYSRLKVIHRDIKASNILLDEDMNPKISDFGLARIFGAEETRANTKRVAGTL encoded by the exons ATGTGTTCAAATGgcatctttgtctctcttcttacTTTATCTCTCTTGTTAGGAAAATCATGCAGTGAAACAGATACGCTACATCAGGGTCAGTTCTTGAAAGATGGGCAAGAGCTCGTTTCtgcttttaaaatcttcaaactCAAGTTTTTCAACTTTAAGAATTCAGAAAACTTGTATCTTGGAATTTGGTTCAACAATCTTTATCTTAATACTGATAGCCAGGACAGACCTGTCTGGATTGCTAACCGTAACAATCCAATCTCAGACCGCTCTGGAAGCCTCACAGTGGATTCTCTTGGCAGATTGAAGATTTTAAGAGGAGCATCAACCATGCTTGAGCTAAGCTCTATAGAAACCACAAGAAACACAACCCTTCAGCTTTTGGATTCTGGAAATCTTCAGCTCCAAGAGATGGATGCTGATGGATCGATGAAGCGGGTTTTGTGGCAAAGTTTCGATTATCCAACAGATACTCTTCTTCCTGGGATGAAACTAGGTTTCGATGGCAAGACCAGGAAGAGATGGGAACTTACATCATGGTTAGGTGATACTTTACCTGCTTCTGGATCTTTTGTCTTTGGGATGGATACTAATATCACAAACGTATTGACCATCTTGTGGCGTGGAAACATGTATTGGAGTAGCGGGCTTTGGAATAAAGGTCGGTTCTCCGAAGAGGAGTTAAACGAATGCGGTTTCCTCTTTTCCTTCGTTTCAACCAAGAGTGGacaatattttatgtattcaGGTGATCAGGACGATGCCAGAACATTTTTTCCAACCATAATGATAGACGAACAAGGCATTTTGCGTAGAGAGCAAATGCATCGGCAACGTAACAGGCAAAATTATAGGAACCGGAATTGTTTGGCTGCAGGTTACGTAGTCCGGGATGAGCCATATGGGTTCACTTCTTTCAGAGTGACAGTATCTTCTTCCGCAAGCAATGGTTTTGTACTTAGTGGAACGTTTAGTTCAGTTGATTGCAGTGCTATATGTTTGCAAAACTCTTCTTGTCTTGCCTATGCTTCAACCGAGCCGGATGGTACGGGTTGCGAAATCTGGAATACTTATCCTACCAACAAAGGGTCGGCTTCTCATAGTCCTAGAACTATATATATCCGTGGAAATG gtcaagagaacaaaaaagtgGCAGCTTGGCATATTGTTGTGGCAACACTGTTCCTCATGACACCtataatttggtttataatCTATCTCGTGTTGAGGAAATTTAATGTAAAAG GACGTGTTTTATTTCGTGGAATATACTACTTTCTATGGAGAGAGCTCACTCCTCAAG TGATTGGTTTCATACGGAGGAGAATTTTATCACTAAGGTTTGGTTCAACAATAGACCAAGAAATGCTACTACGTGAATTGGGAATTGATAGGAGCTGCATACACaagagaaatgaaaggaaGAGTAATAACGAGCTTCAGATTTTTAGCTTTGAAAGTGTAGTATCGGCAACAGATGACTTCTCCGATGAAAACAAGCTCGGTGAAGGAGGTTTTGGTCCTGTATATAAG GGAAAGTTATTAAATGGGGAAGAAGTGGCTATCAAGAGACTATCTTTAGCATCTGGCCAAGGATTAGTGGAGTTTAAAAACGAAGCTATACTTATTGCAAAGCTTCAGCATACAAATCTTGTTCAGGTTTTAGGATGTTGCATcgaaaaagatgagaaaatgCTGATTTATGAATACATGCAGAACAAGAGCCTTGACTACTTCCTCTTTG ATCCCTTGAGGAAAAACGTTTTGGATTGGACGTTGCGGTTCAGGATCATGGAAGGAATCATTCAAGGGCTTTTGTACCTTCACAAGTACTCAAGATTGAAAGTGATACATAGAGACATCAAAGCTAGTAATATTTTGCTAGACGAGGATATGAATCCGAAAATATCGGATTTTGGATTGGCTCGGATATTTGGAGCGGAAGAAACAAGAGCCAACACCAAAAGAGTTGCTGGCACATTGTAA